The Acetivibrio cellulolyticus CD2 genome segment TAAGAAAAACTTAATCTATTCTATCTATTATTATATCGGAGTAATAAGATATTGGTTTTATGAGTATATATTTAAAAAACTGGAATGATATACCTGTATTTTGCTTGTTGAGATGTTTATGATTTAGGCCAGATGAAAAAGGTGATTGCTAAGTGTTATGTTCATAGTTTATTACATACAAGCTATGTTGACATATAGATATTACAAAAGGCAGATGAAAAGTTCATCCGCCCTTTGAATATTGCAAAATGTTAAGAGAAAGCGATTGAGTTATATTTTAACAGTCCAACCAAATTTGTCTTCAAGCTTACCACTCTGAATTCCTGTTATTGCATCATAGATTTTAGATGAAAGCTCACCGATTTTACCGTTATTTATTTCTACTACATTTCCGTTCCAGTTGAGTTCTCCAATTGGGGAGATAACAGCAGCTGTACCGGTTCCAAATGCTTCTTCAAGGGTACCGTTTGCATGAGCATCGTAGATTTCCTGAATAGCTATCTTTCGTTCTGTAACTTTTACACCCATGGAATTGAGAAGTTCAATGGTGGATGATCTTGTAATACCAGACAGAATACTACCTTCCAAAGAAGGTGTTATAACCTCTCCATTTATCTTGAAGAATACATTCATAGTACCAACTTCTTCAACATATTTTTTCTCAACGCCATCCAACCATAAAACCTGAGTATAGCCTTTTTCCTTGGCTTCCATCTGAGCTTTCAAACTGGAAGCATAGTTGCCGGGAGTTTTTGCAAAACCAATTCCGCCTTTTACTGCACGGACATAATTGCTCTCTACATAGATTTTTACAGGATTCAAGCCTTCTTTATAATAAGCACCAACAGGTGATAGAATAATCATAAACTTATAGGTATGAGAAGGTCTAACCCCAAGATTTGGATCGGTTGCTATAATAAATGGACGTATATAAAGTGATGTTCCTTCTGCTTCAGGTATCCAGTCTTTATCAACGTTTACCAGTGCTTTAACTGCCTCAACAGCAAAATCAACATCAATTGAAGGTATACATAATCTGTCGTTTGAAATGTTTACTCTTTCCATGTTCTTTTTAGGCCTGAAAAGAAGTATTTCCCCATTAGAACCTTTGTATGCTTTTAAGCCTTCAAAAATGGCTTGACCATAGTGAAATACCATACATGAAGGATCAAGACTAAGGGGAGCATAAGGAACGATCTTTGGATCGTGCCATCCCTTACCCTCAGTGTATTCCATTATAAACATGTGATCTGTAAAATATAATCCGAACCCTAAGTTGTTTTGATCAGGCTTTTGTTTAGGACTTTTCGTTTTTTCAATTACAATTTGGTTGGACATAGTGTATAAACCCCTTTCAAAATATATCTAAAAATTAAATTGGTAATAATTAGGTATTTAAAACACACCCCATAGCATGGGGCAAAAATCTTATATCTATTATGCAACTTTTTAGTTCAAAAATCCAGCTTTTTATTAAATTAGTTATAGAAAGTTTAACATAAAATATAAAATGTGTAATAAAGGATAAAATATTAGGAGTGAATTATATAATAGAAAGATATGTTTTTTAACTATATGTGCTATTTGTATTGCTATGTTGTTACATTATTTGCTATTATTAATATGGTTGAGACTGTTTTTTCGCGGAAAGCATTTGGGCTTATCAATTCCTATTTTCGTGAGATAATATAACTAAAGCTATTGAACGCATTGCTTAATATAATTATCAATTATATGTTAAATATAAATTTGGGAGGAAAATATGATAGAGAAGTTTTATCCAAGGCTCAAAATAGATAAAGTTCAGGATATAGAACTTAATATGCTTACAAAAAATAAAATAAAAGGACTTATCCTTGATATTGATAATACTCTTGTACCGGAACATGTGGCCGAGGCAGACAAGAATGCGGTGGAATGGATTGCAAAAGTAAAAAACGCCGGCTTTAAAGTTTGTATTGTTTCTAACGCTTCTGAAAAAAGAGTGGTTAAATTTAATGAAAAGCTGCAGGTAAATGCAATTCATAAAGCCTCAAAGCCTGGAAGCAGGGCATTTATGAAAGCTGCAAGGCTTATGGATATAAAAGCTGAAGAAACTGCTGTAATAGGTGATCAGATTTTTACCGATATATTTGGTGGAAACAGAGTAAATATGTTTACAATACTTGTTAAACCTATTGACAAGAGGGAAGTCATTTATGTCAGGGCCAAAAGGATCGCAGAAAAGTATGTACTTGCAAAGCATGAAAAATTATTATCAAAATCAAAAAGATAAAAGGAGGTATTATGAATATTGATTCCAGCGTTACAGGTAAGACGAGACTTCTGGGCTTAATCGGAAATCCTGTTGAACATTCTGTTTCACCTCAACTTCATAATTCACTGAGTTTGTTGTTAGGTTTAGATCTTTTGTATGTACCGTTAAAAGTGGATAAAGAGAATCTTGAGGTTGTAGTAAAAGCTCTAAAGGCTGTAGATTTTGTTGGTTTTAATGTAACCATACCGTATAAGCGGGACATTATGAAGTTTATTGATGATAATACCAAAGAAGCTATATTAATGGGATCGGTAAATACGGTAAAAAAAATAGAAGGCAGACTTTATGGGTATAATACCGATGGGGAAGGCTTCCTTAGAGCTTTTAAAGAGGCTGCAGGAACGGGATTTAAAGGTAAAAAGGTAGTCATGATAGGAGCAGGAGGAGCGGCAAGGCCAATTGCTGTGAAGATTGCGATGGATGGAGCTGAGAAAATCAGCATTGTAAACCGAACAACTCAAAAATCCGTTGAACTGGCTGAGGTTGTGAATGAGAATGTAGCTGAAATTGTTCAGGTATACAATTTTGAAGACAAGACTTTAAAGATGGCGTTTGAAGAAAGTGATATAATTATAAATACTACATCAGTTGGAATGAGTCCGGATATTGATAAGTCGCCGATTGAAAATATTGATTATTTCAGAAGTGGGCAGATAGTTTATGATATTGTATATAATCCCTCCAAAACAAAATTTCTTGCAGATGCGGAAAGCAGAGGATGTAAGGCAATTGGTGGTTTGGGAATGCTTTTTTATCAGGGCATAAATTCATATGAAATTTGGACAGGGGTAAAATTCTCTGAAAAAGACCTAAAAGATATTTACAAGTCTTTTATTACAATCCTTAATAAATAAATTATATAGTAATTAGATTTAAGAACCCCTTTTGGATTCAAAAAAAATTCAAAGGGGGTTTTTATTACGCCTCTTTCGAACTAAGTGAAAGCGGCAAAAGCAAAGTTGCTCGATGCTTGGAGCTTTTATTTAGGAGAATTTACAAAGCAAGCCTCCTAATTGTAAAAAATGTAGTATAAAGTAATAATGAACTATTACCGATATAACTATAGTTATAAGATAGTAGAAATAGGCTTTACTATGAATTCATCGCTAAAGGTGGATACTATGAAGAAACAAGTGCGAAAAAGGCTGGGGGATCTTCTGCTGGAAGTTGGTCTTATTACACCTGAACAACTTGAAAATGCACTGAAGATCCAGAAGACTACAGGAAAAAAACTGGGTGAAGTTCTGATTGCAGAAGGGGTTGTAACTCACGAAAATATTATTGAAGTTCTGGAGTTTCAGCTGGGTATTCCTCATGTCGATTTGGAGAAATACAATATAAATCAGGCTGCAACCATGCTGGTTCCTGAAGGTCTTGCAAGAAGATATGAACTTATTCCCATTTCCCAGCAAAATGGCATGCTTACAGTTGCGATGAGTGATCCTTTAAATGTTTTTGCAATTGATGATGTTACTATATATTCAGGTATGGAAGTTCAGCCTGTTATTGCTTCTTCTTCGGAAATAATTAAAGCAATCGGCAAGTATTACGGTAAACAACATGCATTAAGAGCTGTAGAGGAATTTAAAAAGGAAAATGAATCATCATTAAGGATAAACTCCGAAAACTCTGAAGATCGGCTAAGTGATGAAGTCAGCAATGCTCCTGCGGTTAAGCTGGTTAATTCAATTATTGAGCAGGCTGTGAGAAATAAGGCAAGTGATATCCATATAGAGCCTTTTGCTCAATTTATTAAAATCAGATTTCGTACAGACGGAGAAATGCACGAAGTAATGAAGACAGAAATCGGCATTATGAATGCTCTTGCAACGCGTATAAAAATAATTTCCGGTATGAATATTACGGAAAAAAGGTCTCCACAGGATGGTAGGTTTACTGTCAAAGTTGACGACAGGGATTTTGACCTTAGAGTATCAATCTTGCCTACTGTGTTTGGAGAGAAGATAGTTATAAGAATAGCTGACAAGAAAGCTTTCGTTGTTTCTAAAGATCAACTTGGCTTTAGTGATGAAGATAAGAGTAAGTTTGAGAAAATGCTCAAAAATCCACATGGTATAGTGCTTGTAACGGGCCCGACAGGAAGCGGTAAATCGACAACCTTGTATACTGCACTGAGTGAAATAAACAAACCGAATATAAATATAATTACCATTGAAGATCCTGTTGAATGTTTGATTGAGGGTGTAAACCATGTTCAAGTAAATAATAAATCGGGATTGACCTTTGCGTCGGGACTTCGTTCAATACTGAGGCAGGACCCGAACGTAATAATGTTAGGTGAGATAAGGGATGGCGAGACAGCTGAAATAGCTGTTAGAGCTGCAATTACAGGGCACTTGGTGCTTAGTACTCTTCACACTAATGATGCCCCGGGATCAGTTATAAGATTGATTGACATGGGAATTGAACCGTTTCTGGTAGCTTCTTCTCTTGTGGGAGTAATAGCGCAAAGGCTTGTCAGAAAAATATGTTACAACTGCAAACAGGAGCATATTGCAACTGACGAAGAACTCTCTGTGTTGGAGATAGATATACCTGTTCAGTTATACTCGGGAAAAGGTTGTGTTGTTTGTAACGGTACAGGTTACAAGGGAAGAATAGGCATTTATGAGATTATGGTACTTACAAGAAAGCATAAGGAACTTATTAATAAAGGCTGTACAGAGGAAGAATTAAGAAAATTGTCCATTGAAAACGGAATGAAATCGTTAAAAGATAATGCTCGGCTATTAGTGCTGGAGGGGAAAATTAGCATTGAGGAAATGATAAAGATTACATTTTCCAATGAAGAAAAATCATAAATTTGTGAATTACTTGTGGTATAATTAAGGCTATTTTTAACGAAAGCAAGCAAGGAGGATTATGAATGAATCTTGAAGCGCTTTTTAGAGCAACGGTTGAACAGGGAGGATCAGACCTGCACCTTACAGTAGGGGTACCACCTACCATAAGAAAGAATGGAAGACTGATAAGGTTGGAAGATAAGGCACTTGATGCAAAAGAAACTGAAGCATTTGTAAGACAGTTGGTTTCCGAAAAACAGATGGAAGAACTCGAGAAAAGAGGGCAGGTTGACTTATCTTTTTCATGGGATGGCATTGGACGTTTCAGGATTAATGCTTTTAAGCAAAGAGGTTCCTTTGGAGCCGCTATAAGGCTCGTAAATTCAGTGGTAAAGA includes the following:
- a CDS encoding branched-chain amino acid aminotransferase, with product MSNQIVIEKTKSPKQKPDQNNLGFGLYFTDHMFIMEYTEGKGWHDPKIVPYAPLSLDPSCMVFHYGQAIFEGLKAYKGSNGEILLFRPKKNMERVNISNDRLCIPSIDVDFAVEAVKALVNVDKDWIPEAEGTSLYIRPFIIATDPNLGVRPSHTYKFMIILSPVGAYYKEGLNPVKIYVESNYVRAVKGGIGFAKTPGNYASSLKAQMEAKEKGYTQVLWLDGVEKKYVEEVGTMNVFFKINGEVITPSLEGSILSGITRSSTIELLNSMGVKVTERKIAIQEIYDAHANGTLEEAFGTGTAAVISPIGELNWNGNVVEINNGKIGELSSKIYDAITGIQSGKLEDKFGWTVKI
- a CDS encoding YqeG family HAD IIIA-type phosphatase — its product is MIEKFYPRLKIDKVQDIELNMLTKNKIKGLILDIDNTLVPEHVAEADKNAVEWIAKVKNAGFKVCIVSNASEKRVVKFNEKLQVNAIHKASKPGSRAFMKAARLMDIKAEETAVIGDQIFTDIFGGNRVNMFTILVKPIDKREVIYVRAKRIAEKYVLAKHEKLLSKSKR
- the aroE gene encoding shikimate dehydrogenase, whose translation is MNIDSSVTGKTRLLGLIGNPVEHSVSPQLHNSLSLLLGLDLLYVPLKVDKENLEVVVKALKAVDFVGFNVTIPYKRDIMKFIDDNTKEAILMGSVNTVKKIEGRLYGYNTDGEGFLRAFKEAAGTGFKGKKVVMIGAGGAARPIAVKIAMDGAEKISIVNRTTQKSVELAEVVNENVAEIVQVYNFEDKTLKMAFEESDIIINTTSVGMSPDIDKSPIENIDYFRSGQIVYDIVYNPSKTKFLADAESRGCKAIGGLGMLFYQGINSYEIWTGVKFSEKDLKDIYKSFITILNK
- a CDS encoding GspE/PulE family protein, which produces MKKQVRKRLGDLLLEVGLITPEQLENALKIQKTTGKKLGEVLIAEGVVTHENIIEVLEFQLGIPHVDLEKYNINQAATMLVPEGLARRYELIPISQQNGMLTVAMSDPLNVFAIDDVTIYSGMEVQPVIASSSEIIKAIGKYYGKQHALRAVEEFKKENESSLRINSENSEDRLSDEVSNAPAVKLVNSIIEQAVRNKASDIHIEPFAQFIKIRFRTDGEMHEVMKTEIGIMNALATRIKIISGMNITEKRSPQDGRFTVKVDDRDFDLRVSILPTVFGEKIVIRIADKKAFVVSKDQLGFSDEDKSKFEKMLKNPHGIVLVTGPTGSGKSTTLYTALSEINKPNINIITIEDPVECLIEGVNHVQVNNKSGLTFASGLRSILRQDPNVIMLGEIRDGETAEIAVRAAITGHLVLSTLHTNDAPGSVIRLIDMGIEPFLVASSLVGVIAQRLVRKICYNCKQEHIATDEELSVLEIDIPVQLYSGKGCVVCNGTGYKGRIGIYEIMVLTRKHKELINKGCTEEELRKLSIENGMKSLKDNARLLVLEGKISIEEMIKITFSNEEKS